The Nitrospira sp. KM1 genome includes a window with the following:
- a CDS encoding two-component system response regulator: protein MAFMSPGFSSTGTTTVLFIDGNDQDRHYFVDRLRIISPEYRILEALDGQAGLAIYGSRPVQCVILELDLPDMSGFEVLIKLVPVARRPNVPVIVLTRLHNKEVLNLAIANGAQQAFCKPLTSGDVLDQAVRKGVTTVGKVFKDTPEKRHEKGWLDSFF from the coding sequence ATGGCCTTCATGTCTCCTGGTTTCTCATCGACCGGTACGACAACGGTCTTGTTCATAGACGGGAATGATCAGGACCGGCATTACTTCGTCGACCGCTTGCGGATTATTTCTCCCGAGTACAGAATTCTCGAGGCGCTCGACGGCCAGGCCGGTCTGGCGATCTATGGGTCTCGTCCGGTCCAGTGCGTAATTCTGGAGCTGGATCTTCCGGATATGAGCGGTTTCGAAGTTTTGATCAAACTCGTTCCGGTAGCGAGAAGGCCGAATGTTCCGGTCATCGTGCTCACTCGCTTGCACAATAAGGAAGTCTTGAACCTCGCTATTGCCAATGGTGCACAACAGGCATTTTGCAAGCCGCTTACGTCGGGAGATGTCCTCGACCAGGCGGTGAGAAAGGGGGTTACGACGGTCGGGAAAGTCTTCAAAGACACCCCTGAAAAAAGGCATGAAAAGGGGTGGTTGGATTCCTTCTTTTAA
- a CDS encoding cupin domain-containing protein produces the protein MSEHTAVKTQPFIVTPKDYDPALDVLGTKVTVLASNAATRSYEISLQQGDEGTGPPLHSHAWDESFFILKGQIEFSCADKTVLCMPGTLVHVPAGTIHGFRYGSGGGQMLELTGQGGTASQMFTAISKEIPPGPPDIPKVLEVLKQNGVNVAA, from the coding sequence ATGAGCGAACATACCGCCGTGAAGACCCAGCCGTTTATCGTGACACCCAAGGACTACGATCCCGCATTGGATGTGCTCGGTACCAAGGTGACCGTGCTCGCGTCAAACGCGGCGACACGATCGTATGAGATCAGCCTCCAGCAGGGAGACGAAGGAACGGGTCCGCCGCTGCATAGCCACGCCTGGGATGAGTCTTTCTTTATCCTCAAAGGCCAGATCGAGTTCAGTTGCGCAGACAAGACCGTACTGTGCATGCCCGGTACGCTCGTGCACGTGCCCGCCGGCACGATTCACGGTTTTCGCTACGGCTCCGGCGGCGGCCAAATGCTCGAACTCACCGGTCAGGGTGGCACGGCTTCACAGATGTTCACCGCCATCAGCAAGGAGATTCCCCCCGGCCCTCCGGATATTCCCAAGGTATTGGAGGTACTCAAGCAGAATGGGGTGAATGTCGCGGCTTGA
- a CDS encoding response regulator — MINLLPPRPPSSPAHSDRKSVLIIDGNREDREYFADRLAPEYFTFLADSGKTGLDCFYTHHIDCVVLELDLPNMSGFEILIELVPIARRPTVPVVVLTTLSNFMLSELVEKNGAQVCLHKAITSGDVLSKAVFRAIEAVPRTGKEQREVFDFPRRETTGRKMDQPPTGQ, encoded by the coding sequence ATGATAAATCTGCTTCCTCCCCGGCCTCCATCTTCACCAGCACATTCAGATAGGAAGTCCGTTCTGATCATTGACGGAAATCGCGAAGACCGCGAATATTTTGCCGACCGCCTTGCACCCGAGTACTTCACATTCCTGGCCGACAGTGGGAAGACGGGTCTCGACTGCTTCTATACTCACCACATCGATTGCGTAGTCCTGGAACTCGATCTTCCTAATATGAGCGGCTTCGAGATTCTCATCGAGCTGGTTCCCATCGCTCGTCGTCCGACTGTCCCGGTCGTTGTCCTCACCACACTGTCCAATTTTATGCTCAGTGAGCTTGTCGAGAAGAACGGGGCACAGGTCTGTTTACATAAGGCAATCACATCAGGAGATGTGCTCAGCAAGGCAGTGTTCAGAGCAATCGAGGCAGTACCACGCACCGGCAAGGAACAGAGAGAAGTTTTCGACTTTCCTAGAAGAGAAACAACCGGCCGGAAGATGGACCAACCTCCCACCGGTCAGTGA
- a CDS encoding response regulator, with amino-acid sequence MASTSPSTPAQLSSTGSYDRNSVLIIDGILNDREYYADRLVPEYFLYMAGRGKAGLECFYAHRIDCVVLELDLPDMSGFEVLVELVPVARRPTVPVIVLTRLQNVMLTELAVKNGAQAGLHKAATSGDQLREAVFKAIAAVPYATKEQKELFKFSRTKTRLSI; translated from the coding sequence ATGGCGTCTACCTCACCCTCCACTCCTGCGCAATTATCATCCACCGGAAGCTATGACAGGAACTCTGTGCTGATCATTGACGGTATTCTCAATGATCGAGAGTATTATGCCGACCGTCTTGTGCCAGAGTATTTCCTGTACATGGCCGGTAGAGGAAAGGCCGGCCTCGAATGTTTTTACGCCCACCGAATCGACTGTGTAGTCCTTGAGCTTGATCTTCCCGATATGAGCGGATTCGAAGTACTCGTTGAGCTGGTTCCTGTGGCTCGTCGTCCGACTGTTCCGGTCATCGTTCTCACCAGATTACAGAACGTGATGCTGACCGAACTTGCTGTGAAGAACGGCGCTCAAGCAGGGCTGCATAAAGCGGCCACGTCAGGAGATCAACTCAGGGAGGCTGTGTTCAAGGCGATAGCGGCAGTCCCGTATGCTACTAAGGAACAGAAAGAATTGTTCAAGTTCTCTAGAACTAAGACCAGACTTTCCATCTAA
- a CDS encoding type II toxin-antitoxin system mRNA interferase toxin, RelE/StbE family — MVYVNRDMWEIFEHRRAAKRLDRLPKEILKRYEKWKDIVRVSGPSGLRLIKGFHDEQLQGEWKEHRSSRLGDQYRVIYKMDQERILVLVIDLNRA; from the coding sequence ATGGTATACGTTAATCGCGACATGTGGGAGATCTTCGAACATCGACGCGCGGCAAAGCGGCTCGATCGTCTCCCAAAAGAAATCCTCAAACGGTATGAGAAGTGGAAAGATATCGTAAGGGTCTCTGGACCGTCAGGGCTTCGACTGATCAAGGGATTCCACGATGAGCAGCTGCAGGGAGAGTGGAAGGAACATCGGTCATCGCGCCTTGGCGATCAGTATCGCGTCATCTACAAGATGGACCAAGAACGAATTTTGGTTCTTGTAATAGATTTAAACCGCGCATGA
- a CDS encoding helix-turn-helix transcriptional regulator — protein sequence MRTREFQPARKRVTVSVGESVRIMRELQGVTQNELARLTGIPQSTISAIETDSINLGVERAKVLARALRCHPAVLVFPGWDIHKPSAA from the coding sequence ATGAGAACTAGAGAATTTCAGCCGGCACGAAAGCGGGTGACCGTATCCGTCGGTGAATCGGTACGCATCATGCGGGAACTTCAAGGAGTCACACAGAATGAGCTGGCCAGGCTGACTGGAATCCCACAATCCACAATATCTGCCATCGAAACTGACAGCATCAATCTTGGCGTTGAACGTGCAAAGGTTCTGGCTCGTGCGCTACGTTGCCACCCGGCTGTGCTGGTTTTCCCAGGATGGGACATTCACAAGCCGTCTGCCGCGTAA
- a CDS encoding DUF2283 domain-containing protein codes for METTLTVEYDKAGDILYLGKTKPYPEQDSEELDYGVVARLNPQTHDLENLEILFFSSRVAKGEPVTLPVIAEFHLPKVG; via the coding sequence ATGGAAACGACCCTGACGGTGGAATACGACAAAGCCGGCGATATATTGTATCTCGGAAAAACGAAACCGTATCCCGAGCAGGACTCCGAGGAATTAGATTATGGGGTCGTTGCTCGGCTGAACCCACAGACGCATGATCTTGAAAACCTCGAAATTCTGTTTTTCTCGTCTCGTGTCGCCAAAGGAGAACCAGTCACACTACCGGTAATTGCCGAGTTCCACCTGCCCAAGGTGGGATGA
- a CDS encoding type II toxin-antitoxin system HicB family antitoxin, translating into MRYAVVIEKAPANYAAYVPDLPGCIATGATVAETESLIREAIEFHLAGLKEDGLPIPLPSSHVEYVDVPA; encoded by the coding sequence ATGCGTTATGCTGTGGTGATAGAAAAAGCACCCGCGAATTATGCGGCATATGTTCCGGACCTTCCCGGCTGCATCGCCACGGGTGCCACCGTTGCAGAAACCGAGTCGCTCATCCGTGAAGCGATTGAGTTTCATTTAGCGGGACTCAAAGAGGATGGCCTTCCTATTCCTCTTCCAAGCAGCCACGTCGAATACGTGGATGTTCCTGCCTAA
- a CDS encoding HigA family addiction module antitoxin, with translation MRMKRPPHPGQIIRRECIEPLSLTVTEAAARLGVTRQNLNNLLNGKSGISPEMAIRLSKAFGSRAEVWLGLQMDYDLAEAEKSASKIRVTRITPKKEAGVVA, from the coding sequence ATGCGTATGAAGAGACCCCCTCATCCGGGACAGATCATTCGGCGGGAGTGCATCGAGCCCTTGAGCCTGACAGTCACCGAAGCGGCGGCCCGACTGGGCGTGACGCGGCAGAATCTGAACAATCTGCTGAATGGGAAGTCGGGAATTTCGCCGGAAATGGCGATCCGGCTTTCCAAGGCCTTTGGCAGCCGGGCGGAAGTGTGGCTTGGGCTTCAGATGGACTACGATTTAGCAGAAGCAGAAAAGTCGGCAAGCAAAATCAGAGTCACGAGGATCACGCCCAAGAAAGAAGCCGGCGTGGTTGCGTGA
- a CDS encoding type II toxin-antitoxin system Phd/YefM family antitoxin codes for MKFANVRELKSKTSEMLRTVERGNTVLVTTHGRPTAMLVPVTEDDIEDTLLAYSPQLRKKIDEGLKDIRAGKTMELSEYRKSRFKKKARTR; via the coding sequence GTGAAGTTTGCCAACGTACGTGAACTGAAAAGTAAGACATCTGAGATGCTCAGAACGGTTGAACGGGGCAACACAGTTCTAGTCACCACACATGGGCGGCCGACAGCGATGCTGGTACCGGTAACAGAAGACGACATCGAAGACACCCTCTTGGCCTATAGTCCCCAGTTGCGAAAGAAAATTGATGAGGGGCTGAAGGATATTCGAGCAGGGAAAACGATGGAATTGTCGGAATACCGCAAATCCCGCTTCAAGAAAAAGGCGCGCACCAGGTGA
- a CDS encoding type II toxin-antitoxin system RelE/ParE family toxin, with translation MTYQVYLSAHAQRDLDRCSDKIAKQILADCARLADDPIPDGKRIKKLQGMRVPCIDCERETIESFSHDQEPESTSCAC, from the coding sequence GTGACCTATCAGGTCTACTTGTCGGCGCATGCGCAACGGGACCTCGACAGATGCTCGGACAAGATAGCCAAGCAGATTCTCGCCGATTGTGCCCGCCTCGCCGATGATCCGATTCCTGATGGAAAGCGCATCAAGAAGCTGCAAGGGATGAGGGTGCCCTGTATCGATTGCGAGCGGGAGACTATCGAGTCGTTTTCTCACGATCAGGAACCCGAATCGACATCGTGCGCGTGCTGA